A part of Entelurus aequoreus isolate RoL-2023_Sb linkage group LG03, RoL_Eaeq_v1.1, whole genome shotgun sequence genomic DNA contains:
- the LOC133645615 gene encoding 5-hydroxytryptamine receptor 1D, which produces MEMDNISLDYFTGNFTDSPDPTATPYWSGATLLGLQISLSALLSVVTLATVLSNAFVIATIFLTRKLHTPANFLIGSLAVTDLLVSILVMPISILYTVSKTWSLGQIVCDIWLSSDITFCTASILHLCVIALDRYWAITDALEYSKRRTMRRAAVMVAVVWVISISISMPPLFWRQAKAHEELTECMVNTDQISYTLYSTFGAFYVPTVLLVILYGRIYVAARSRIFKMPTSSGKRFTTAQLIQTSAGSSLCSLNSTTNQEAHLHSSGAGKAEGGGGSPLFVNSVKVKLADSVLERKRLCAARERKATKTLGIILGAFIVCWLPFFVFTLVTAICLECWSHPVLFDVFTWLGYLNSLINPVIYTAFNDEFKQAFQKLMKFRRFS; this is translated from the coding sequence ATGGAGATGGACAACATCTCCCTGGACTACTTCACCGGCAACTTCACAGACAGTCCCGATCCGACGGCGACTCCCTACTGGAGCGGCGCCACGCTCCTGGGCCTCCAGATATCTCTGTCGGCGCTCCTGAGCGTGGTCACCTTGGCCACGGTGCTGTCCAACGCCTTTGTCATCGCCACCATCTTCCTCACCAGGAAGCTGCACACGCCCGCCAACTTCCTGATCGGCTCGCTGGCGGTCACCGACCTGCTGGTGTCCATTTTGGTGATGCCCATCAGCATCCTGTACACCGTGAGCAAGACCTGGTCGCTGGGGCAGATTGTCTGCGACATCTGGCTGTCGTCCGACATCACCTTCTGCACGGCGTCCATCCTCCACTTGTGCGTCATCGCACTGGACCGCTACTGGGCCATCACGGACGCGCTGGAGTACTCCAAGCGGCGCACCATGCGGCGGGCGGCGGTGATGGTCGCCGTGGTGTGGGTGATCTCCATATCCATTTCCATGCCTCCGCTCTTCTGGCGGCAGGCCAAAGCCCACGAGGAGCTGACGGAGTGTATGGTGAACACGGATCAGATCTCGTACACCCTCTACTCCACTTTTGGAGCCTTCTACGTCCCCACGGTGCTCCTCGTCATCCTCTACGGGCGGATCTACGTCGCCGCCCGCTCCCGCATCTTTAAGATGCCGACGTCGTCCGGGAAACGCTTCACCACGGCGCAGCTCATTCAGACCTCGGCAGGCTCGTCTCTCTGTTCCCTCAATTCGACCACCAACCAGGAGGCGCACCTGCATTCCTCCGGCGCGGGGAAGGCCGAAGGCGGCGGGGGGTCGCCGCTCTTCGTGAACAGCGTGAAGGTGAAGCTGGCGGACAGCGTGCTGGAGAGGAAGCGCTTGTGCGCGGCACGAGAGAGGAAAGCCACCAAGACTCTGGGCATCATCCTGGGAGCTTTCATCGTCTGCTGGCTGCCGTTCTTCGTGTTCACGCTGGTCACCGCCATTTGCTTAGAGTGCTGGTCCCACCCCGTGCTTTTTGACGTCTTTACCTGGCTGGGATACCTCAATTCGCTGATCAACCCGGTGATCTACACCGCCTTCAACGACGAGTTTAAGCAGGCCTTCCAGAAACTTATGAAGTTCAGACGCTTCTCCTGA